A genomic region of Ferviditalea candida contains the following coding sequences:
- the tig gene encoding trigger factor, translated as MKASWEKIEKNQGVLEVEVDAEQVAEALDKAFKKVVRQINVPGFRKGKVPRAIFEARFGVESLYRDAIDIILPESYMNAVKETGIEPVDQPEIDIQEFEKAKPFRFKATVLVKPEVQLGEYKGIEVTLPDGTVTEEDLEAELKRLQERHAELVVLEEGTIENGDMAVIDFEGFVDGVAFEGGKSSNYALEVGSGTFIPGFEEQLIGMAKGEEKDITVTFPESYHSEELAGKEAVFKVKCNDIKRKNLPELDDEFAKDVSEFDTLEEFKADLTNQLREAKEKENEKRLEDEVISKASEAAEVEIPEVMVRNEIDRMLQDFSNRLRMQGMTLEMYSQFTGQSEQHLRDQMKEDAAKRVRSSLVIEAIAKAENVDASEEEINEELEKLSKMYRKSAEELRAIFEANGNMEDLKQDVISRKTVKLLVELSNKTTQVA; from the coding sequence ATGAAAGCAAGCTGGGAAAAAATAGAGAAGAACCAAGGGGTTCTGGAAGTTGAAGTGGACGCTGAGCAAGTTGCCGAAGCATTGGACAAGGCCTTCAAAAAAGTCGTGCGTCAGATTAACGTGCCGGGCTTTCGCAAAGGCAAAGTGCCGAGGGCTATTTTTGAAGCGCGATTCGGCGTCGAAAGTCTTTACCGGGATGCGATTGACATCATTCTGCCTGAATCCTACATGAATGCCGTCAAGGAAACCGGCATCGAACCGGTCGATCAACCGGAAATCGATATTCAGGAATTCGAAAAAGCAAAGCCGTTTCGCTTCAAAGCGACAGTTTTGGTCAAGCCCGAAGTTCAGCTTGGCGAATATAAAGGAATCGAAGTGACGCTGCCGGACGGCACGGTAACCGAGGAAGATCTCGAAGCTGAGCTGAAGCGTCTGCAGGAGCGTCACGCCGAACTGGTGGTGCTGGAAGAAGGAACGATCGAGAACGGAGATATGGCTGTCATTGACTTTGAAGGATTTGTGGACGGCGTTGCTTTCGAAGGCGGGAAATCTTCCAATTATGCATTGGAGGTCGGATCCGGCACGTTTATTCCGGGGTTTGAGGAACAGCTCATCGGAATGGCCAAAGGGGAAGAAAAGGATATTACGGTAACTTTCCCCGAAAGCTATCACTCTGAGGAGCTTGCCGGCAAGGAAGCGGTATTCAAGGTAAAATGCAACGACATCAAGCGCAAAAACCTGCCCGAACTCGATGACGAGTTTGCCAAGGATGTCAGCGAATTTGATACGCTGGAAGAATTCAAAGCGGATCTGACCAACCAACTCAGGGAAGCCAAAGAGAAGGAAAATGAGAAACGGTTGGAGGACGAAGTGATCAGCAAAGCCTCGGAAGCTGCGGAAGTGGAAATTCCGGAGGTTATGGTGAGAAATGAAATCGACCGGATGCTGCAGGATTTTTCCAACCGCTTGAGAATGCAGGGAATGACTCTGGAGATGTACAGCCAATTCACCGGGCAGAGCGAGCAGCATCTTCGCGACCAAATGAAGGAAGACGCGGCAAAAAGAGTCCGCTCCTCCTTGGTCATCGAAGCGATTGCCAAAGCCGAGAATGTTGATGCTTCCGAGGAAGAGATCAACGAGGAATTGGAGAAACTATCCAAGATGTACAGGAAATCGGCCGAAGAGCTTCGCGCAATTTTTGAAGCGAACGGAAATATGGAGGATCTCAAGCAGGATGTGATCTCCAGAAAAACAGTTAAATTGTTGGTTGAACTGAGCAATAAAACAACCCAAGTAGCGTAA
- a CDS encoding phosphatase PAP2 family protein → MTKSSSGEPERFNKSTKEPVVFTREEKFRMMTVFSIAAAALLLTIFEVVADNLHTELVSYFDRAFGSWVRAFRTEPLTFLMRSVAQFGSSQVLILIALVAGAYLWLSLRKKWEAFLLLTGLFGSWLANSLLKLIFERPRPGIGRLADASGYSFPSGNAMISIAFYGFIAYLIMQGAAGKNPAAKKTVLLSAVLFILLIGLSRIYLGVHYPTDILAGYAAGGIWLTAVIYGLKAIRYYTYTKKNSIEAKLSDRLKKNP, encoded by the coding sequence ATGACTAAATCAAGTTCCGGTGAGCCTGAACGGTTCAACAAATCGACTAAAGAACCGGTTGTTTTTACCAGGGAAGAAAAATTCCGCATGATGACGGTTTTCAGCATCGCTGCGGCTGCACTCTTGCTTACCATCTTCGAAGTCGTCGCCGACAACCTGCATACGGAGCTGGTCTCCTATTTCGACCGCGCCTTCGGCAGCTGGGTCAGAGCATTCAGAACCGAACCTCTGACTTTCTTGATGCGGAGCGTCGCGCAATTCGGTTCATCCCAAGTATTAATCCTGATTGCCTTGGTTGCAGGAGCATACCTTTGGCTCAGTTTGCGAAAAAAATGGGAAGCGTTTTTACTGTTGACCGGTCTGTTCGGATCCTGGCTCGCCAATTCCTTATTAAAGCTCATATTTGAACGTCCGCGGCCCGGAATCGGCCGGTTGGCTGATGCCTCGGGGTACAGCTTTCCCAGCGGAAACGCGATGATTTCCATCGCCTTTTACGGCTTCATCGCTTATTTGATCATGCAGGGGGCAGCCGGCAAAAATCCGGCGGCAAAAAAAACGGTGCTGCTTTCTGCAGTCCTGTTTATCCTGCTGATCGGACTCAGCCGAATTTACCTCGGCGTTCATTATCCTACCGATATTCTTGCCGGATATGCGGCAGGCGGCATTTGGCTGACCGCCGTAATTTACGGGCTGAAGGCCATCCGTTATTATACTTATACGAAAAAAAATTCCATAGAAGCCAAACTGAGCGACCGTTTGAAGAAGAACCCGTAG
- the asnB gene encoding asparagine synthase (glutamine-hydrolyzing), whose product MCGITGWIDWQKNLTLYPSILEDMTETLALRGPDAYGTWLSDHCALGHRRLSVIDPENGAQPMIRKFGDYNYAIVYNGEIYNAIELREELKGRGYGFHTHCDTEVLLVSYIEWGRACLDRLNGIFAFAVWDEKEQSLFLARDRVGVKPLFYSIGNAMLLFGSEPKAILAHPDFKPEVGAEGLAEIFAVSPARTPGHGVFNHMNELKPGHYMVYDRNGARIAAYWQLESKEHTDSLEETAEKIRSLLIDTVKRQLVSDVPIGTFLSGGLDSSALTAIAVRHYEETGQGTIQTFSVDYVDNDKHFKANAFQPNADAPWIERMVQFLDTEHHHIEFDTPDLVEALTTAVRAKDLPGMADVDASLYLFCREIKKDVTVAISGEAADEVFGGYPWFHREEALNAGTFPWALNTPERAVLLSDEIREWIRPEQYVADRYQQALDEVPRLNGEDARQNRMREMSYLNITRFMPTLLDRKDRMSMAVGLEVRVPFCDHRLIEYVWNIPWEMKKAEDREKGILRKAMQNILPADVVQRKKSPYPKTHNPNYLESVRKWMLEILDDPNSPILNFIKPELIRELARPGNDRFNLPWFGQLMTGPQLFAYLAQVNTWLKEYKITIK is encoded by the coding sequence ATGTGTGGAATAACCGGATGGATTGATTGGCAAAAAAACTTGACGTTGTATCCCTCCATATTGGAGGATATGACGGAAACGCTGGCTTTGCGCGGTCCCGACGCATACGGCACTTGGCTTTCCGACCACTGCGCATTGGGGCATCGCCGTCTGAGCGTCATTGATCCGGAAAACGGGGCTCAACCGATGATCCGCAAGTTCGGTGATTACAACTATGCAATAGTCTACAACGGCGAAATTTATAATGCCATTGAATTAAGGGAGGAACTCAAAGGCCGGGGATATGGATTCCATACCCATTGCGATACGGAGGTTCTCCTGGTGTCATATATCGAATGGGGCCGTGCCTGTCTGGATCGCTTGAACGGGATATTCGCATTTGCCGTATGGGACGAAAAGGAGCAAAGCCTCTTTCTGGCTCGGGACAGAGTGGGGGTCAAGCCGCTTTTTTATTCCATCGGAAACGCAATGCTGTTGTTCGGCTCGGAGCCGAAAGCCATTCTGGCGCATCCGGATTTCAAGCCTGAAGTGGGTGCGGAGGGGCTTGCCGAAATATTCGCCGTCAGTCCGGCCAGAACGCCCGGTCACGGGGTATTCAATCATATGAACGAATTAAAGCCCGGACATTACATGGTGTATGACCGGAACGGCGCCCGCATTGCCGCTTACTGGCAGCTTGAGAGCAAAGAGCATACCGACAGCCTCGAGGAAACGGCGGAAAAGATCCGCAGCCTGCTGATCGATACGGTGAAACGCCAGCTGGTTTCCGATGTCCCGATCGGCACCTTCCTGTCAGGAGGGCTGGATTCCAGCGCGCTGACCGCGATTGCCGTCAGGCATTATGAAGAGACCGGCCAAGGAACGATCCAAACCTTCTCGGTGGATTACGTTGACAATGACAAGCATTTCAAAGCAAACGCGTTTCAGCCGAATGCCGACGCCCCCTGGATCGAACGCATGGTCCAATTCCTGGATACCGAACACCATCATATCGAGTTTGACACCCCCGACTTGGTCGAAGCACTGACCACAGCGGTTCGCGCCAAAGATCTGCCGGGCATGGCGGATGTCGACGCCTCCCTGTATTTATTCTGCCGCGAAATTAAGAAAGACGTTACCGTGGCGATATCGGGCGAAGCCGCCGACGAAGTGTTCGGGGGATATCCTTGGTTCCATCGTGAAGAAGCGCTGAATGCGGGAACATTCCCCTGGGCGCTGAATACACCCGAACGCGCCGTTCTTTTATCCGATGAAATCCGGGAGTGGATTCGCCCTGAGCAGTATGTTGCGGATCGCTACCAGCAGGCGTTGGATGAGGTGCCGAGGCTTAACGGGGAGGACGCCCGGCAAAACCGGATGCGTGAAATGTCGTATCTGAACATCACAAGGTTTATGCCGACGCTGCTCGACCGCAAGGACCGGATGAGTATGGCCGTCGGATTGGAGGTCAGGGTTCCTTTTTGCGATCACCGGCTGATCGAATATGTTTGGAATATTCCTTGGGAAATGAAGAAAGCCGAGGACCGGGAAAAGGGGATTCTCCGAAAAGCAATGCAGAACATCCTTCCCGCGGATGTCGTCCAGCGAAAAAAGAGCCCGTATCCGAAAACACACAATCCCAATTACCTTGAATCCGTAAGAAAATGGATGCTGGAAATTCTCGACGATCCGAATTCCCCAATCCTGAACTTCATCAAGCCCGAGCTGATCCGCGAACTGGCCAGACCCGGAAACGACCGGTTTAACCTTCCCTGGTTCGGACAGCTGATGACCGGCCCGCAGTTGTTCGCCTATTTGGCCCAGGTAAACACTTGGCTGAAGGAATACAAGATCACGATTAAATAA
- a CDS encoding XTP/dITP diphosphatase, with amino-acid sequence MRLIRDTLVIATRNKGKVKEFAELFEEFGINVRSLNDFENVPEIVEDGATFAENALKKATAVASVLHLPVLADDSGLTVDLLDGKPGVFSARFAGEKATDQMNNEKLIAELRKQTERRGLRNSAPYLSPAQFVCVLALYNPERNEAMQAEGRCEGFIVEKPRGSLGFGYDPLFYLPEVGKTMAELDTHEKNRISHRARALRKLLDKLRS; translated from the coding sequence GTGCGATTAATCCGTGATACGCTTGTCATCGCCACTCGCAACAAGGGCAAGGTCAAAGAATTTGCCGAGCTTTTTGAGGAATTCGGGATAAATGTCCGGAGCCTGAATGATTTTGAGAATGTGCCTGAGATTGTCGAGGACGGAGCAACCTTTGCCGAGAATGCCTTGAAAAAAGCGACGGCTGTTGCTTCCGTGCTTCATCTGCCGGTGCTGGCCGATGATTCCGGCTTGACGGTCGATTTGCTGGACGGTAAACCTGGAGTGTTTTCCGCAAGATTTGCCGGGGAAAAGGCTACCGACCAAATGAACAATGAAAAGCTGATCGCGGAGCTGCGCAAGCAAACCGAGCGGAGGGGATTGCGGAATTCCGCTCCATATTTGAGCCCCGCGCAGTTTGTCTGCGTACTGGCCCTTTACAATCCCGAACGGAATGAGGCGATGCAGGCCGAGGGCCGCTGTGAAGGATTTATCGTCGAAAAGCCCAGAGGCAGTCTCGGCTTCGGTTATGATCCTTTGTTTTACCTTCCGGAGGTCGGCAAGACGATGGCGGAATTGGACACGCATGAAAAAAACCGCATCAGCCATCGCGCTCGCGCTCTGCGGAAGCTGCTCGACAAATTGCGCTCATAA
- the rph gene encoding ribonuclease PH, with the protein MRLDGRQPDGLRPVKITTNYNKYAEGSVLIEVGDTKVICTATVEERVPPFMKGQGKGWITAEYSMLPRATQVRNQREANKGKLGGRTMEIQRLIGRALRSVVDLIALGERTITLDCDVIQADGGTRTTSITGSFVALAVALNKLVDAKLLGSIPLTDFLASVSVGVVEGQPLLDLCYDEDSRAKVDMNVVMTGSGKYVEIQGTGEDSPFSKDELDSLLSLSESGIRSLIEIQKSVLGAQICGRIAGVGYSAINP; encoded by the coding sequence TTGAGACTTGACGGAAGACAACCTGACGGGTTGCGGCCGGTGAAAATAACTACAAATTACAATAAATACGCAGAGGGTTCCGTACTGATTGAAGTAGGCGATACTAAAGTGATCTGTACGGCAACGGTGGAGGAGCGCGTACCGCCCTTTATGAAAGGACAAGGCAAGGGTTGGATCACGGCGGAATATTCGATGCTGCCCAGAGCCACCCAGGTCCGCAATCAGCGTGAGGCGAATAAAGGCAAGCTTGGCGGACGGACGATGGAAATTCAGCGTTTGATCGGCAGGGCTCTGAGATCGGTTGTCGATCTTATTGCGCTTGGCGAAAGAACGATCACTCTGGATTGCGATGTCATACAGGCGGACGGCGGCACCCGTACCACTTCCATTACCGGCTCATTCGTGGCTTTGGCTGTTGCGCTGAACAAACTGGTTGACGCGAAACTTCTGGGTTCGATTCCGCTCACGGACTTCCTGGCGTCGGTCAGTGTCGGCGTCGTCGAGGGTCAGCCCTTGTTGGATTTGTGTTACGATGAAGATTCCCGGGCGAAGGTGGACATGAATGTGGTCATGACCGGGAGTGGAAAATATGTGGAGATCCAAGGGACGGGCGAGGATTCACCGTTCTCCAAAGATGAGCTGGATTCACTGCTGTCCTTGTCGGAATCGGGAATCCGTTCGCTCATTGAAATTCAGAAGAGTGTGCTGGGTGCACAAATTTGCGGTCGGATTGCGGGAGTCGGGTACAGTGCGATTAATCCGTGA
- a CDS encoding GerMN domain-containing protein produces the protein MNRNRWIRGIASACLLALPVLMTGCSLFQGNDSAKQIDPPPAGVENQYMNNEAAMASVTNADQTKQMQATLYFKDPKGFVAPITMDLPQTAQIAKEALEYMVDGGPGQSLLPEGFTALLPKGTKVRGINVDQKLATVDLSGEFAHYDAKDERKIVEAVTWTMTGFNSIDKVRLRVNGKDLKEMPVNGFPLDEPLSRSMGINIEGSASVNLGQSTPVTLYFLNRNDKQFQYFVPVTRLISYSDDIAKATLQELIKGPEQRSNLTQVMPSSVKILSVNNSDGLVTVNFSGEILGQNQTVPAEALQSVVLSLTENTGDPKVQIMVDNSVKVNSSDNGNYSLPVTRPAHLNPYMM, from the coding sequence ATGAATCGTAATCGCTGGATTCGAGGGATCGCTTCGGCATGCCTGCTGGCCCTGCCGGTTTTGATGACAGGATGCTCTTTGTTTCAGGGCAATGATTCTGCGAAGCAGATCGATCCGCCGCCTGCCGGCGTGGAAAACCAATACATGAACAATGAAGCGGCAATGGCAAGCGTGACTAATGCGGATCAAACCAAGCAGATGCAAGCAACCCTTTATTTTAAAGATCCAAAAGGTTTTGTCGCCCCCATTACGATGGATCTGCCGCAAACCGCTCAAATCGCCAAGGAAGCTCTGGAATACATGGTGGATGGCGGACCCGGGCAATCGCTGCTGCCCGAAGGATTCACCGCACTTTTACCCAAAGGAACCAAGGTCAGAGGCATAAATGTTGATCAAAAGCTGGCAACCGTGGATTTATCCGGGGAATTTGCCCATTACGATGCCAAGGACGAGCGGAAAATTGTAGAAGCCGTCACTTGGACGATGACAGGGTTTAATTCCATCGACAAGGTGAGGCTCCGGGTGAATGGAAAGGACTTGAAAGAAATGCCCGTTAACGGGTTTCCGCTGGATGAGCCGCTGTCCAGATCAATGGGCATCAATATCGAGGGTTCGGCTTCCGTCAATCTCGGACAATCGACGCCCGTCACCCTTTATTTTTTGAATCGGAACGACAAACAATTTCAATATTTCGTTCCGGTAACCCGGTTGATTTCGTATTCCGACGATATCGCAAAAGCCACTTTGCAGGAATTGATCAAAGGTCCCGAGCAGCGCTCTAATCTGACTCAGGTGATGCCTTCCTCCGTCAAAATTCTGAGCGTGAATAATTCCGACGGTTTGGTAACGGTCAATTTCAGCGGTGAAATTCTTGGTCAGAATCAGACGGTGCCCGCCGAAGCCCTGCAATCGGTCGTGCTGTCCCTGACCGAAAATACGGGCGATCCCAAGGTCCAAATCATGGTGGACAACAGCGTGAAAGTCAACAGTTCCGACAACGGCAATTACAGCCTTCCCGTCACTCGTCCGGCCCATTTGAATCCTTATATGATGTGA